From the genome of Solidesulfovibrio carbinolicus, one region includes:
- a CDS encoding FecCD family ABC transporter permease yields MSTSPAAAMSLVANQLALSRAKSLLALGLGVLLALLAGYALTAGRYDLSLSQVAGHLFGQSAAGPAGVVVLGIRLPRILAAVSGGFALAVSGALTQSLLGNPLASPFTLGISHAAAFGAACGIVLFGAGGFTANAVAGSAAEIVRIGAAATVSACAFAGALGATALIAALATLRRLSPQAMILCGVALSSLFTAGTILIQFFADDLQLAAIVFWTFGDVSRAGWEQIAAMAGAGVAAGGFGLMARHDLNALLAGEDVARSVGVRALSLRLAGLGLAALATGVVVAACGVIAFLGLLAPHIARRLVGADHGPLVLHSGLWGALLLLGADTAGRQLAGTGALPVGVLTSFLGAPLFLLLLLRGGRT; encoded by the coding sequence ATGTCCACCTCCCCTGCCGCTGCAATGTCGCTGGTCGCCAACCAACTGGCCCTTTCGCGGGCCAAGTCGCTCCTAGCTCTGGGGCTGGGCGTCCTCCTGGCCCTTTTGGCCGGCTACGCCCTGACGGCCGGCCGCTACGACCTTTCGCTGTCCCAGGTCGCCGGCCACCTCTTCGGCCAAAGCGCAGCCGGGCCGGCCGGGGTGGTGGTCCTGGGCATCCGCCTGCCGCGTATCCTGGCCGCCGTCAGCGGCGGTTTTGCCCTGGCCGTGTCCGGGGCGCTTACCCAAAGCCTGCTCGGCAATCCGCTGGCCTCGCCCTTTACCCTGGGCATCAGCCATGCGGCCGCTTTTGGCGCGGCCTGCGGCATCGTGCTGTTCGGAGCCGGAGGATTTACCGCCAACGCCGTGGCCGGCTCGGCCGCCGAAATCGTGCGCATCGGCGCGGCGGCCACGGTTTCCGCTTGCGCCTTTGCCGGGGCGCTGGGGGCAACGGCGCTTATTGCCGCACTGGCCACGCTTCGGCGGCTTTCGCCCCAGGCCATGATCCTGTGCGGCGTGGCCCTGTCCTCGCTTTTCACCGCCGGCACCATCCTCATCCAGTTTTTCGCCGACGACCTGCAGCTTGCCGCCATCGTCTTTTGGACTTTCGGCGACGTGTCCCGGGCCGGCTGGGAGCAGATCGCGGCCATGGCCGGGGCCGGCGTCGCGGCCGGCGGTTTCGGCCTGATGGCCCGCCACGACCTCAACGCCCTGCTGGCCGGCGAGGACGTGGCCCGAAGCGTGGGCGTGCGCGCCCTGTCCTTGCGTCTGGCCGGACTGGGACTGGCCGCCCTGGCCACCGGCGTGGTGGTGGCGGCCTGCGGCGTCATCGCGTTTCTGGGACTTCTCGCCCCCCACATCGCCCGACGTCTGGTCGGTGCCGACCATGGCCCCCTGGTGCTCCATAGCGGCTTGTGGGGCGCGCTGTTGTTGCTGGGGGCCGACACGGCCGGCCGGCAGCTGGCCGGCACGGGCGCGCTGCCGGTGGGGGTGCTCACCTCGTTTCTCGGCGCGCCGCTGTTTTTATTGCTGCTGCTGCGAGGAGGTCGGACATGA
- a CDS encoding ABC transporter ATP-binding protein: protein MTLCAHDVACGHGRREVLRNVDLPLPKGLVTAVLGVNGAGKSTLLRCLGGLARPLRGRVTLDGRDMAALSRRQIARRVAYVPQSQRPDSLTVFEAVLLGRRPHMGFGPSRRDLAAVENGLVTLGLEPLAFKRLEDLSGGELQKTSLARAMVQEPDVLLLDEPTASLDLKNAEDVRAIVRRAAAAKGLTAVVVLHDLSQALRFADVFVLLRHGRVHAVLDRSGLGPEVVREVYGVDVAFGEVGGHPVVMPLGVADAA from the coding sequence ATGACGCTTTGCGCCCACGACGTCGCCTGTGGCCATGGCCGCCGGGAAGTGCTGCGAAACGTCGATTTGCCCCTGCCAAAGGGGCTGGTGACCGCCGTGCTCGGGGTCAACGGAGCGGGCAAGTCCACCTTGCTGCGCTGCCTGGGCGGCCTGGCTCGTCCCTTGCGTGGCCGGGTCACCCTGGACGGTCGGGACATGGCTGCTTTAAGCCGCCGGCAGATCGCCCGGCGCGTGGCCTACGTGCCCCAATCCCAGCGGCCGGACAGCCTCACCGTGTTCGAGGCCGTGCTGCTGGGCCGTCGGCCCCATATGGGCTTTGGCCCGTCGCGGCGCGACCTGGCCGCCGTGGAAAACGGCCTGGTCACCCTTGGCTTGGAGCCGCTCGCCTTCAAACGCCTGGAGGATCTCTCCGGCGGGGAACTCCAAAAAACGTCCCTTGCCCGGGCCATGGTCCAGGAGCCGGACGTGCTGCTCCTCGACGAGCCGACCGCCAGCCTGGACCTGAAAAACGCCGAGGACGTCCGGGCCATCGTGCGCCGGGCCGCTGCCGCGAAAGGCCTGACCGCCGTGGTCGTGCTCCACGACCTGTCCCAGGCCCTGCGCTTTGCCGACGTTTTCGTGTTGCTGCGTCATGGCCGGGTCCATGCCGTGCTGGACCGCTCGGGTCTTGGTCCTGAAGTGGTGCGCGAAGTCTACGGCGTGGACGTGGCCTTTGGCGAAGTGGGCGGCCATCCCGTGGTCATGCCCCTTGGCGTGGCCGACGCCGCCTGA